Proteins from a genomic interval of Bradyrhizobium sp. G127:
- a CDS encoding ABC transporter ATP-binding protein, which produces MLKVEHLHTYYGESHILQGIDLSVATAQCVAVLGRNGAGKTTTLRSILGLTPARRGRVEFNGDDITRLPTHRIVKSGIAFVPEDRGIFPTVTVEEHLAIAYGASKHRPRRKPVDYVFEIFPRLAERRRSLGGQLSGGEQQMLAIGRALVAGPDLMILDEPSEGLAPVIIEKLEAVLKDIKASGTPILLVEQNYHLATQLADHVYVLSQGQVQFSGDTQSLIANDDVRRTYLSV; this is translated from the coding sequence ATGCTTAAGGTTGAGCATCTTCATACCTATTATGGCGAAAGCCATATCCTGCAAGGCATCGATCTCTCCGTGGCGACAGCGCAGTGCGTGGCGGTGCTCGGCCGGAATGGTGCGGGGAAGACGACGACGCTGCGCTCAATATTGGGCTTGACCCCCGCGCGTCGCGGCCGCGTAGAGTTCAATGGCGACGATATCACACGGCTGCCGACGCATCGGATCGTGAAGTCGGGTATCGCTTTCGTACCGGAGGATCGTGGCATTTTCCCGACAGTCACCGTCGAGGAGCATCTGGCTATTGCCTATGGTGCGTCGAAACACCGGCCTCGGCGCAAGCCCGTGGACTATGTGTTCGAAATATTTCCTCGCCTTGCCGAACGGCGCAGGAGTCTCGGCGGACAACTGTCGGGCGGTGAACAGCAGATGCTGGCGATTGGGCGGGCGCTGGTGGCCGGTCCGGACCTGATGATTCTCGATGAACCCAGCGAAGGTCTGGCGCCGGTGATTATCGAAAAGCTCGAAGCGGTGCTCAAGGATATCAAGGCATCCGGGACGCCCATTCTTCTGGTCGAGCAGAATTATCATCTCGCGACCCAGCTGGCTGACCATGTCTATGTGCTCAGTCAGGGGCAGGTTCAATTCTCCGGCGACACGCAATCGCTGATCGCAAATGACGATGTCAGGCGAACTTATTTGAGCGTCTGA